One part of the Microlunatus elymi genome encodes these proteins:
- a CDS encoding TadE/TadG family type IV pilus assembly protein, with translation MITSSRRGRSVDDERGLSTSLQFAVLAPLLMLCLLGVVQAGVWLHGRNVAAEAAHAAADVARNYHGDRSAAAEAALRVAAVGGLRDVRLRVDRSGDNVRVELSARAPLIFDIGRGRITEIATAPMERVTRP, from the coding sequence ATGATCACCAGCAGTCGCCGCGGACGATCGGTTGACGACGAACGGGGGCTCAGTACGAGTCTGCAGTTCGCCGTCCTCGCGCCGCTGCTGATGCTGTGCCTGCTCGGCGTCGTGCAGGCAGGTGTCTGGCTGCACGGACGCAATGTCGCCGCCGAAGCAGCGCATGCGGCCGCCGACGTGGCGCGCAACTACCACGGCGACCGATCCGCAGCGGCTGAGGCGGCGCTCCGGGTCGCTGCGGTGGGCGGTCTGCGGGACGTCCGGTTGCGGGTCGATCGCTCCGGGGACAACGTACGGGTGGAACTGTCGGCTCGGGCGCCGCTGATCTTCGACATCGGTCGCGGCCGGATCACCGAGATCGCCACCGCACCGATGGAGCGGGTGACCAGACCATGA
- a CDS encoding type II secretion system F family protein, which translates to MEPFVAVWAGLLLIGGVVLVIVGWRPVAVDPAPRSRRERPSIGQLWVRISRRPPGAAGRRRDLILLAALVTGFVIAAFSGWVVMIVVLPAIAWTLPVILTPPKDRDVVLLEALDRWVRNLAATLPTGKSIPDAIRISGRTAPETIRDPLSSLISRLNHRWDSREALMRFADDLDSPDADTVIAALILAANRGANGAALTLSELADSIQAQLKGRREIETERAKPYLVVRQVTVITLGTLAIAFVFARDYFAPYQSGLGQLLLAILAALYLGALMLMRRRALPPRRRRILLGTGR; encoded by the coding sequence ATGGAACCGTTCGTGGCCGTCTGGGCCGGGCTGCTGTTGATCGGCGGCGTCGTCCTGGTGATCGTCGGGTGGCGTCCGGTCGCGGTCGATCCGGCGCCTCGATCGCGGCGCGAACGGCCGTCGATCGGGCAACTGTGGGTCCGGATCAGCCGCCGCCCACCGGGAGCGGCCGGCCGGCGGCGGGATCTGATCCTGCTGGCGGCACTGGTGACCGGATTCGTGATCGCGGCCTTTTCCGGCTGGGTGGTGATGATCGTGGTGCTGCCGGCGATCGCCTGGACCCTGCCGGTGATCTTGACCCCGCCGAAGGACCGTGACGTCGTGCTGCTCGAGGCGCTCGACCGTTGGGTACGAAATCTGGCGGCGACGTTGCCTACCGGCAAATCCATTCCGGATGCGATCCGGATCTCCGGCCGCACCGCTCCGGAGACGATCCGCGATCCGCTGAGTTCGCTGATCAGCCGTCTGAACCACCGCTGGGACAGCCGGGAAGCGCTGATGCGATTCGCCGACGACCTGGACAGCCCGGACGCCGACACCGTGATCGCGGCGCTGATCCTGGCCGCCAACCGTGGCGCCAACGGTGCCGCGCTGACACTGTCGGAGTTGGCAGACTCGATCCAGGCACAGCTCAAGGGCCGCCGAGAGATCGAGACCGAGCGAGCCAAGCCGTACCTGGTCGTACGTCAGGTCACGGTGATCACGCTCGGCACGCTGGCCATCGCGTTCGTCTTCGCCCGCGACTACTTCGCCCCGTACCAGTCGGGGCTGGGGCAGTTGTTGCTCGCCATCCTGGCCGCGCTGTATCTGGGCGCGCTGATGTTGATGCGACGACGCGCTCTGCCACCTCGCCGCCGGCGAATCCTGCTCGGGACGGGGCGATGA
- a CDS encoding ABC transporter permease has protein sequence MPVQGAPTQTAVYQQFTPHRVGLPNLIDYFRNLWQRREFADEMSRSRLRGANTNTFFGQAWLLLDPLLQAAVYFLLIMLVRGGFHHLDSAKQLIAHLTGSLFAFRIAQTALSTGAKSVTTAGKVLLNTNFPRLLIPLSAVRTTFFRFLPTIPLYLAIHLVVGGPWSWRMLLSIYFLLCILVFSMGLAALVATVNVYFRDTASFLPYLSRLWMYMSPILWLPTQLDRYPALLQSVIQLNPMFSMLGGYSELLQKSNWPDPYMWFSSAGWALATMVVGFLFFISRERDFAVRVL, from the coding sequence ATGCCAGTTCAGGGCGCGCCGACGCAGACCGCCGTCTATCAGCAGTTCACCCCGCACCGGGTCGGACTACCCAACCTGATCGACTACTTCCGCAATCTGTGGCAGCGGCGCGAGTTCGCCGACGAGATGAGCCGGTCCCGGCTGCGTGGGGCCAACACCAACACCTTCTTCGGCCAGGCCTGGCTGCTGCTCGATCCGCTGCTGCAGGCAGCGGTCTACTTCCTGCTGATCATGCTGGTCCGCGGTGGTTTCCATCACCTCGATTCGGCCAAGCAGTTGATCGCGCACCTGACCGGATCGCTGTTCGCCTTCCGGATCGCGCAGACGGCGCTCAGCACCGGTGCGAAGTCGGTGACCACGGCCGGCAAGGTGCTGCTGAACACGAACTTCCCGCGGTTGCTCATTCCGCTCTCAGCCGTACGCACGACCTTCTTCCGCTTCCTGCCGACGATCCCGCTGTATCTGGCGATTCATCTGGTGGTCGGCGGGCCGTGGTCCTGGCGGATGTTGCTGTCGATCTACTTCCTGCTCTGCATCCTGGTCTTCTCGATGGGACTGGCCGCACTGGTGGCCACGGTGAACGTCTACTTCCGCGACACCGCCAGCTTCCTGCCGTACCTGTCGCGGCTATGGATGTACATGTCGCCGATCCTGTGGCTGCCGACCCAGCTGGATCGCTATCCGGCACTGCTGCAGAGCGTGATCCAGCTCAATCCGATGTTCAGCATGCTCGGCGGGTACTCCGAGTTGTTGCAGAAGTCGAATTGGCCCGACCCGTACATGTGGTTCAGCAGCGCCGGTTGGGCGCTCGCGACGATGGTCGTAGGATTCCTGTTCTTCATCTCCAGGGAGCGTGATTTCGCTGTCCGTGTCCTCTGA
- a CDS encoding TadE/TadG family type IV pilus assembly protein: MINTAPNTASPDKTIVAAGRALRAGSDQRGLSPAIELVILAPALMILLGLVVAGARIWFVRSTLTEAAYSGARAASIQRSIDSAAEAATAAADAQLQTDGVDCAQRRISFDLGGFRAPVGQPAAVTGVVRCRVEFGDVLLPGFPGSLWLTGRSSAVIDTYRER, translated from the coding sequence ATGATCAACACGGCTCCGAACACAGCATCGCCGGACAAGACGATCGTCGCCGCAGGGCGTGCTCTGCGGGCCGGCAGCGATCAGCGCGGCCTGTCGCCGGCAATCGAGCTGGTCATCCTGGCACCGGCGCTGATGATCTTGCTCGGACTGGTGGTGGCCGGTGCCCGGATCTGGTTCGTCCGTTCGACGCTGACCGAGGCCGCCTACTCCGGTGCACGGGCGGCGTCGATCCAACGCAGCATCGACAGCGCCGCCGAGGCCGCGACCGCTGCCGCCGACGCGCAACTGCAGACCGACGGCGTGGACTGCGCGCAGCGACGGATCAGCTTCGACCTCGGCGGCTTCAGGGCCCCGGTCGGGCAGCCGGCCGCGGTCACCGGGGTCGTACGGTGCCGGGTCGAATTCGGCGACGTCCTGCTACCGGGCTTTCCGGGATCGCTCTGGCTGACCGGGCGTTCCTCGGCCGTGATCGACACCTATCGGGAGCGATGA
- a CDS encoding SAF domain-containing protein, which translates to MAIDERMPDTSTVPAAVPQLPVGPRVRTRRNPRWIALGIVAICLGALASFFLYSQLSESHQVVAIRHTVTRGTTIGADDLAVVSVGDIGGAQAVPADRLPSLVGQVAAYDLVAGSLLPADATTDNLPPAKSKSVVGIRVAIGRAPSGFLTPGSPIRLVVLPASAAGAGSADSDAAAPPVATAQPASGSDQLPTITAAVVSSERLDDGIYLNIELDARQAIDAAAYAAEDRVVVIRESER; encoded by the coding sequence ATGGCTATTGATGAACGGATGCCGGACACCTCGACGGTGCCGGCCGCGGTGCCGCAGCTGCCGGTCGGACCGCGCGTCCGGACCAGACGAAATCCCCGCTGGATCGCGCTGGGTATCGTGGCGATCTGCCTGGGTGCGCTGGCTTCGTTCTTTCTCTATTCGCAGCTCTCCGAATCGCATCAGGTGGTGGCGATCCGGCATACGGTTACGCGGGGGACCACGATCGGCGCCGACGATCTGGCGGTTGTTTCGGTCGGCGACATCGGCGGGGCCCAGGCCGTGCCGGCGGATCGGTTGCCGTCACTGGTCGGTCAGGTCGCCGCCTACGACCTGGTCGCCGGCTCGCTGCTCCCGGCAGATGCCACCACCGACAATCTGCCGCCGGCCAAGAGCAAGAGCGTGGTCGGCATTCGGGTCGCGATCGGCCGCGCACCCAGTGGCTTTCTGACCCCGGGCAGTCCGATCCGACTGGTGGTGCTGCCGGCGTCGGCCGCCGGCGCCGGATCGGCCGATTCGGACGCCGCAGCTCCACCGGTGGCGACCGCTCAGCCGGCATCCGGGTCCGATCAGCTCCCGACCATCACCGCCGCCGTCGTCAGCTCCGAGCGGTTGGACGACGGCATCTACCTGAACATCGAACTGGACGCCCGACAGGCGATCGACGCGGCTGCGTACGCGGCCGAGGACCGGGTGGTCGTGATCCGCGAGTCGGAGCGGTGA
- a CDS encoding RNA polymerase sigma factor gives MAGCRTAADVLTAIRDNPDAVLAALIVIHQQDTADLGAGVRRRSPGGELAGRIVLQTMLGKLVTMARRDHRHRIEDYVGQLWARIGSYPLVHRPRRIAANLALDTLKQVTRDASTASGSIATLPLSARELELAGFGRSGTEEVTDLNARRVLRAAAELELIDEATRNLLLSVYVEVLSSAEAGRRFGLTAETVRFRCSRAIRKLAAHAAVIAEAA, from the coding sequence TTGGCCGGTTGCCGCACCGCGGCCGACGTGCTGACCGCGATTCGGGACAACCCGGATGCCGTGCTGGCGGCCCTGATCGTGATTCATCAACAGGACACGGCCGATCTCGGGGCAGGTGTCCGGCGCCGTTCGCCGGGCGGTGAGCTGGCCGGCCGGATCGTGCTGCAGACCATGCTCGGCAAGCTGGTGACGATGGCGCGGCGCGATCACCGCCATCGGATCGAGGACTATGTCGGCCAGTTGTGGGCGAGGATCGGCAGCTACCCGCTGGTGCATCGGCCACGCCGGATAGCGGCCAACCTCGCGCTGGACACCCTGAAGCAGGTGACTCGCGACGCGTCCACCGCGTCCGGTTCGATCGCAACTCTCCCGCTGTCCGCCCGGGAATTGGAGCTGGCCGGCTTCGGTCGATCGGGAACCGAGGAGGTAACCGATCTGAACGCCCGCCGGGTGCTCCGAGCGGCGGCTGAGCTGGAGCTCATCGACGAAGCGACCCGAAACCTGCTGCTCAGCGTCTATGTGGAGGTCCTGTCCAGCGCCGAGGCCGGCCGCCGATTCGGCCTGACGGCCGAGACGGTTCGCTTCCGCTGCAGCAGGGCCATCCGCAAGTTGGCCGCGCACGCCGCCGTGATCGCCGAGGCCGCATGA
- a CDS encoding ABC transporter ATP-binding protein gives MSSESPDRPNDPSARSGEVRPRRALASDQQEPASPPTPVRLPARSASDGPRRGATPSPADDADTQIWRWTDAPDASIQEADRTGHRPVEGRRTASGAEDAGSETAGRAESAGAEAAEAVPAKPAQPKPAQATAAQAEQPQAKQAPGKQAQTKNRQPKPAQGKGAQGKGGQAKPGQGKGGKAKAGQQTKQAALPTRRKKFRVLQGMGPMEPRPEIPDQSHLPPEQRTDLAVRVNDLYVNYRTSFEKKPTLRQALMRFGRGQRAVREVEALKGISFEVRTGTSMGIIGANGAGKSTLMRTMSGILSPTKGSVEVWGQASTLLALGVGFNNNLSGRENIILGGLAAGLSREEVEERANEIAEWTELGDFIDMPMRSYSSGMFSRVSFSVAVHMEPDILMIDEALSTGDAHFREKASAKMAELRSKARAMFLVSHGLGSIKELCDEAIWIDKGHLKKAGKPDEVVEAYLDFMQAKRSATTLEDI, from the coding sequence GTGTCCTCTGAGTCACCGGACCGGCCGAACGACCCGTCGGCCCGCTCCGGCGAGGTCCGCCCGCGTCGCGCCCTGGCTTCCGATCAGCAGGAACCGGCCTCGCCGCCGACCCCCGTCCGGTTGCCCGCCCGGTCGGCGTCCGACGGACCGCGCCGTGGAGCCACGCCGTCGCCGGCCGATGATGCGGATACCCAGATCTGGCGTTGGACCGACGCGCCTGATGCCTCGATCCAGGAAGCTGACCGGACCGGTCATCGCCCTGTCGAGGGCAGGCGGACGGCCTCCGGGGCCGAAGACGCCGGATCGGAGACTGCCGGACGGGCCGAATCCGCCGGGGCCGAAGCCGCCGAGGCCGTGCCCGCCAAGCCCGCACAACCGAAGCCGGCACAGGCCACAGCAGCCCAGGCCGAGCAACCGCAGGCCAAGCAGGCCCCAGGCAAGCAGGCCCAAACCAAGAACCGGCAGCCGAAACCCGCCCAGGGCAAGGGCGCCCAGGGCAAGGGCGGACAGGCCAAGCCCGGGCAGGGCAAGGGCGGCAAGGCGAAGGCAGGGCAGCAGACCAAGCAGGCCGCACTGCCCACCCGGCGGAAGAAGTTCCGCGTGCTGCAGGGCATGGGACCGATGGAGCCCCGGCCGGAGATTCCGGACCAGTCCCACCTGCCGCCGGAGCAGCGGACGGACCTCGCGGTCCGCGTCAACGACCTGTACGTGAACTACCGCACCAGCTTCGAGAAGAAGCCGACGCTGCGGCAGGCACTGATGCGATTCGGCCGCGGTCAGCGGGCGGTTCGCGAGGTGGAGGCGCTCAAGGGGATCAGCTTCGAGGTCCGCACCGGCACCTCGATGGGAATCATCGGCGCCAACGGCGCCGGCAAGTCCACCCTGATGCGAACGATGTCGGGCATCCTGTCGCCGACCAAGGGCAGCGTCGAGGTCTGGGGCCAGGCCAGCACCCTGCTCGCGCTCGGCGTCGGCTTCAACAACAACCTGTCCGGCCGGGAGAACATCATCCTCGGCGGACTCGCGGCCGGCCTGTCCCGCGAGGAGGTCGAGGAACGCGCCAACGAGATCGCCGAATGGACCGAGCTCGGTGACTTCATCGACATGCCGATGCGCAGCTACTCCTCCGGCATGTTCTCCCGGGTCTCGTTCTCGGTGGCCGTGCACATGGAACCGGACATCCTGATGATCGACGAGGCGCTGTCCACCGGCGACGCGCACTTCCGCGAGAAGGCCAGCGCCAAGATGGCCGAGCTGCGGTCCAAGGCGCGGGCGATGTTCCTGGTCAGCCACGGGTTGGGTTCGATCAAGGAACTCTGCGATGAGGCGATCTGGATCGACAAGGGTCACCTGAAGAAGGCGGGCAAGCCCGACGAGGTGGTCGAGGCCTACCTCGACTTCATGCAGGCGAAGCGCTCGGCCACCACCCTCGAAGACATCTGA
- a CDS encoding LCP family protein has product MSSSTPPDDQGLDLFERDDSAPAPRRAPRRRWPKRLLITLLAVVVVVVAAGVIYALSIERSITGNLKHSDNLPPDTPTAAGQSPRPEKPSNDKSLNFVLMGSDSRDPNNMQDNGRSDTLMILHLDADRKNAYIVSFPRDMYVPIPGHGKSKINAAYSWGGPQLAVSTLEQLTGTRMDHVAQVNFEGFINLTDTLGGVTVTNKYAFKSHGYDYPKGKITLQGEKALWFVRERHHLPNGDLDRSANQRKVVQAIMAKGLSSSTISNPLKFNSFVSGVAKDVTVDNGLTSSEIRNVALSLRLSPSNIEQIQAPVSGFANVSGVGSIDVVDQAKMKELAKDLRKDNLDAYVKKYPKG; this is encoded by the coding sequence ATGTCATCGAGCACGCCGCCCGACGACCAAGGCCTCGACCTGTTCGAGCGCGACGACTCCGCTCCGGCTCCCCGTCGGGCGCCTCGCCGGCGCTGGCCGAAGCGGCTGCTGATCACCCTGCTCGCGGTGGTCGTGGTGGTGGTCGCCGCCGGCGTCATCTACGCGTTGTCGATCGAGCGCAGCATCACCGGCAATCTGAAGCACAGCGACAACCTGCCGCCGGACACCCCGACTGCGGCCGGTCAGTCGCCGCGGCCGGAGAAGCCCAGCAACGACAAGTCGCTGAACTTCGTCCTGATGGGCTCCGACAGCCGCGACCCGAACAACATGCAGGACAACGGCCGCAGCGACACGCTGATGATCCTGCATCTGGACGCGGACCGGAAGAACGCCTACATCGTGTCCTTCCCCCGCGACATGTACGTGCCGATCCCCGGCCACGGCAAGAGCAAGATCAACGCCGCGTACTCCTGGGGCGGGCCGCAGCTGGCGGTCTCCACCCTGGAGCAGTTGACCGGCACTCGGATGGATCACGTCGCCCAGGTCAACTTCGAGGGCTTCATCAACCTGACCGACACCCTCGGCGGCGTCACGGTGACCAACAAGTACGCGTTCAAGTCGCACGGCTACGACTACCCCAAGGGCAAGATCACGTTGCAGGGCGAGAAGGCGCTGTGGTTCGTCCGCGAACGCCATCACCTGCCTAACGGTGATCTCGACCGGTCCGCGAACCAGCGCAAGGTCGTCCAGGCGATCATGGCCAAGGGCCTGAGTAGTTCGACGATCAGCAACCCGCTGAAGTTCAACAGCTTCGTCTCCGGAGTCGCCAAGGACGTCACCGTGGACAACGGTCTGACCAGCAGTGAGATCCGCAACGTCGCCCTGTCGCTGCGGCTGTCGCCCAGCAACATCGAGCAGATCCAGGCCCCGGTCAGCGGCTTCGCCAACGTGTCCGGCGTGGGCAGCATCGACGTCGTCGACCAGGCCAAGATGAAGGAACTGGCGAAGGATC
- a CDS encoding CpaF family protein codes for MPEQDRAAVDEATKTPPLDAVPILARPLAGDPGSGLRTWHQPERDLPHRSRLGPPDSADRSAARSGRSASDVPGGSQSDEVDWAQVVLLRKQASEQITAESQAHLAENGRAMPAEDRLLMGRAVIGRVVNAHVRALHREGAALWSPQTERHYVRVLEDSVFGYGRMQPLFEIDDAENIEIHGWDSVVVQYGDGRRKKLPPVADSDEELIDAIRFLGENARPSRPFDDSHPTMTLALGDRFRLHAIGFGLSYRPSIVIRQHTLTRTSLADLARGGLMPLEVAQFLDAAVLARKSMVIAGDQGAGKTTLLRGLIDAIPAGERFGTLETDYELMTHLQPGRENILALQARVGHGERDGAEETGNFTVARLFPEALRQNLARLVVGEVRGGEAFAMFEAMQSGAGTLSTTHSHSAESTMDRLAARVAQGGVLTIDEAYRQIALNIGVLIYVRLVDETWKGGTRRRLISEIRTLTRSIENGRPVTHLAYSSHGTGAQPPGFYPDADFAAELAPFHRPLPGWSPTSETRPRPDRGEDGDREDRIEAAG; via the coding sequence ATGCCTGAGCAGGACCGCGCGGCCGTGGACGAGGCGACCAAGACCCCTCCGCTGGACGCGGTTCCGATCCTGGCGCGGCCACTTGCCGGCGACCCGGGGAGCGGGCTCCGGACCTGGCATCAGCCCGAACGCGATCTGCCGCACCGCTCGCGGCTCGGCCCGCCGGACTCGGCGGACCGATCGGCGGCGCGGTCGGGCCGGTCGGCGTCCGATGTTCCGGGCGGGTCCCAGTCCGACGAGGTCGACTGGGCCCAGGTGGTGTTACTGCGCAAGCAGGCCTCCGAGCAGATCACGGCAGAGAGCCAGGCTCACCTGGCCGAGAACGGGCGGGCGATGCCGGCCGAGGACCGGCTGTTGATGGGCCGGGCGGTGATCGGCCGAGTGGTCAACGCCCACGTGCGGGCGCTGCATCGCGAGGGAGCCGCGCTGTGGTCGCCGCAGACCGAGCGGCATTACGTCCGCGTACTCGAGGACAGCGTCTTCGGCTACGGCCGGATGCAACCGTTGTTCGAGATCGACGATGCCGAGAACATCGAGATCCACGGCTGGGACTCGGTGGTGGTGCAGTACGGCGACGGCCGGCGCAAGAAGCTGCCTCCGGTCGCGGACAGCGACGAGGAACTGATCGATGCGATCCGCTTCCTCGGCGAGAACGCCCGGCCGAGCCGGCCCTTCGACGACAGCCATCCGACCATGACGCTCGCGCTGGGGGACCGCTTCCGGCTGCACGCGATCGGCTTCGGGCTGTCCTATCGGCCGAGCATCGTGATTCGACAGCACACCTTGACCCGTACGTCGCTGGCCGACCTGGCGCGGGGCGGACTGATGCCGTTGGAGGTGGCGCAGTTCCTGGACGCGGCGGTACTGGCCCGCAAGTCGATGGTGATCGCCGGCGACCAGGGTGCCGGCAAGACAACTCTGCTGCGCGGACTGATCGATGCGATCCCGGCCGGCGAGCGGTTCGGCACCCTGGAGACCGACTACGAATTGATGACCCATCTGCAGCCGGGCCGGGAGAACATCCTCGCGTTGCAGGCGAGAGTCGGTCATGGCGAACGCGACGGCGCCGAGGAAACGGGCAACTTCACCGTCGCCCGGCTCTTTCCCGAGGCATTGCGGCAGAACCTCGCCCGGCTCGTCGTCGGCGAGGTCCGCGGCGGCGAGGCGTTCGCGATGTTCGAGGCGATGCAATCCGGGGCGGGCACGCTCTCCACGACGCACTCGCACTCGGCCGAATCGACCATGGATCGGCTCGCCGCCCGGGTCGCGCAAGGCGGCGTGCTGACCATCGACGAGGCCTATCGGCAGATCGCGCTGAACATCGGCGTGCTGATCTACGTCCGCCTGGTCGACGAAACCTGGAAGGGCGGCACCCGGCGCCGGCTGATCTCCGAGATCCGTACGCTCACCCGGTCGATCGAGAACGGCCGGCCGGTGACCCACCTGGCCTACAGCTCGCACGGTACCGGCGCCCAGCCTCCCGGCTTCTACCCCGACGCCGACTTCGCGGCCGAACTCGCCCCCTTCCACCGGCCGCTGCCCGGCTGGTCCCCAACCTCCGAGACTCGTCCCAGGCCGGATCGGGGCGAGGATGGCGACCGCGAGGATCGAATCGAGGCGGCCGGCTGA